In Vicia villosa cultivar HV-30 ecotype Madison, WI linkage group LG7, Vvil1.0, whole genome shotgun sequence, the DNA window TCCACTGTTCCATCTATTATCATGACATCAACAAGGTTTCGCTTCCCACGTTCCACCTCTTTTTCCACTGTCTTTGATGAAGTTGCCTTTCTCGTGTTTTGTCGCCTTATCCATTTACGCTTTTTGCTCTTTCCTTCCACTGATAGCTCCTTACTACCTTTCCCCACATTTGAGATATCCACCGCTCCTAGTGATTCCGCCATAGCTTCGATCTCCAAATTTGTTTTCCTGGGCTCCTTACCTTTCTGGACCCTATTACTTTCCATCAGTTGTATCTCTTGAGTATTCTTTTTAGTTGTAGCGATTTTTGCCCCAGGTTCGTCTTGCACCATTGTCCGTTGCTGCTCTACTTCTCCTTCTTCCCCGTCTTTACTTTTACCTTTCGTTTCGTGTCTACTTTGGCCGGAGGATACATTGAAAAGATTCTTGCTACACGAGCTGGACGATGTGTCCTTCTTTTTGACTTCTTCTTGGATTCTTGGCAAAGGAGACGCGCGCAGCCAGGCTCCGAATGCAAGATCTTGTTCCTCAATATCTTCAAAACCCTCTTCGCTTAGGTCACCCACTACATCACAATCTTTGATCTGGTGCCCTAGCTTCCCACAGACAAAGCAAAATGTTGGCAGTCGTTCATATATAAAGTGTACTCTCAGGTTCTTCTCCTTGAATCGCACCATCGTTCCTCGCTTGAGCGGTTTCCTTAAATCAATGTTGACCTTGATTCGCAGGAATCGACCATTCCTGTGAGCTTCCTTTGTGTCAAGTTCTTCAAAATCTCCCAGAATGCCTCCTAATTTCTTCGCCATTGCCTCAGATCTAAGCATTAAAGGTAATTCATAAACACGGACCCAGAACGTTCCGAAATGCATGTTCAACTCCGAAGGTTGTTCTTCCCCTGTAATTCTGCTGAGTACTAACAAATTCCTGTCGAAGCTCCACGGACCATTCTTCAGGATATTTTCCATTTCTCTCCTTGTCGTGAAGCGAAAGAGAAATAGATTCTTATTCAGCTCCTGTACCTCTACTGCATTTTTAAGCTTCCAAGCTCCAAGCATGGTACTGATGAAAGCTTTTGAATTGAAACTGTTGTCCGTCCATAGTCTACCTGCTAATGTTCGCTGAAAGATTTCTCCTTCGCAAAGCTCTTCGATTTCCGCTGTGatcccttcttcttcttccttcgaaAAATCAACAGATCTCCACTTCTCCATGATACCGAAAGGTAGAAAGGTTAAGAAAAGAAAACACAGAGAGCCCTGAATACCGAGATTCAAGAATGACCACACTGAGTGGTGGGAAAACCAGAAAAAACTGGAAAAGGAACACAGAAGTGATGAGGAAGACTCTCAAACCCTAAAGGATGAGAGATGAAAAGTCACGCTAAGTTCTAGAGAGAGGGAAAGTAAGGATATAAACCCACGGAAAATAAGCAACATATAATATGGATAACGAGTACATGCACAATGGATCCATAAAATATACGATAAAACAATAGATAAATAAAGAAACCATGTACATATCCATGTCTCCGAAAAATGTAATTCTTCATTCAATTCTCCCATtctgaatgtttttaaaataATCCATATTGCCAGTTTGGAGTTGGAATCCAGAGTTTAGGAAGGGATCTAAGTAATGGCAATGTCAAAACTCTAGAGTCCAACCTTAAGGATTATTGTCATTGTTTCATTATAAAACTtcgttagtttctcattcttcgTAGTAAGGAACATGATTTTACCTTCAAAGTCACGAGTATGTTTTAGTGCTAAACAATGTTCATTCAGTAACAATTTTTTTCTCGTCAGAATCTAAATGATTGAAAATAGGATGTCCAACTAGCTTAGAGTTGAATCTATGATTATGTACAATGCATAACATATTAAATGCTCAATAAAAATTGATATATGGTAGCCGTGCAACTTAAAACGACAACCACATTTTCTTATTTCGATGTATCACATTTTTCCAAATATGTTTTTTATATTTACCACTTCTTTCACAATTCATTGTAATGAAGGACATTCTTTTATCAGAACCAGAATCAAACTTCCTTATTATAATCCACAGCCTAATTTGAAAACTTTCACATGAACACATTTAAGCATTATCATCATAACGTAAAAATTTGCtcagtgataaaaaaaaattaaaattaaacatcaACATATACAACACCTGCAAACGCACAATTTGACCCAAGTTATGACAAGCATAACTTTGCTTATTGTTAAAAAGATTTAGGCCCTATTTGAAATTGTTTGTTAGAGCTTATCTTTTTTTGCTACAACTTATTTAAGCTTATCTACAAATATAAGTTTTTGTGATGTTTTTTTAAAGACCTTATCTAGCTTGTGACATTTttcataaacttttttttaacttctttttaTAACTTCAAGAACACtttataaaaacaacttatagcatatatatatatatatataaatcatttatatttattttatcttttgtaaTAAAAATTGATTATACAAACTTATTCATAAACACTTATTTTGATAAACACTGCAAATAAGCTATTTAGAACAGGTTTGTTACTGGTTTAGaacaaaataaatcaaaacatATGAATTCtatttatgtgtgtgtgtgtgtgtaatatGTTGCAAGTAAATCAGAGCATCAGAGCATTGACACCAATTAACACAGTATAGACATACAAAATTACAATTATTTCATTTTCTGGTGTAAAATGCTAGAAATACATTGTTGtttcaaaacatcaaaaaaataGTGCAAAACATGCATTATGCCTTCTTCTTCTTGGATTTGAGCATCACGAACCCAATAAATATGCATAAGAGGCAAAGAAGAGCCACACCAGCAGAAACGGGTATTAATATGGCATATTCTTGGGGTAAGAAATACTTATGTACGAAATGATCACCATCTACAAATGGCTGAAAGAGCACAAAATCGATAAACTTATCAGGAAGTTAAAATCAGGAAGACATAATTCATTAAAAGTACTAGACAAGTTACTAACCAGGATGATAACCCAGAAAGTATAATAAGTGAAAATCGATAAGCTTATAATGGACAATAGGAATCCAACCGCTCTGTCTGCCAATTCCATTTTAAATCCTTTGATTTTTGCTTCCTGTTGacaacaaaacaaacattatCAGAAACGAGTTCTGCTGAACCAAACTGAAATGATTTTTTGAATTGTTGAAACAGTTTAAAATTCTCAAAACGAACTGGTTTCACAACTGGTTTCTGAACAGGTTTAAACAGTTCAAAAACTGCTTGATCATTTGGTTCTTATTCGACCGATTTCCCTATTTACAGACTAAAAAAAAAGCAGCAAATCAGGCACCATGATAATGAGAATATGAATCAATTGTTTTGGTTTTGGGTGGTTTATAATATTGATGCAACTGCCCTTATTTTCATTTAGTCATATCTTATGAGAGAAACAGATCACCTTATCTATTCTTATGAAGAGGAACTATCAGTTTGACTTTGAGATTATATATCAGGCTGTCCGTTTTACAAATTCAATTTTGCACAAGCCATCTGCACAAGACAGAGATTCCCGTGAGATTATATTGCAAGTTCCTATCAAGTTCACTCTGGTAGCGTATCACATTATTGACGCTAGATAATGGCGTCGTCCCATCACCATTGACACAAGTTGGGTACTGACTATGACAATGGCAAATTGATAATCCATCTCATTTGCTACTGATTGACTTTTGCTTACTATTTGAAGTTGACTGCAAATGGACAGAACTGTTTAAAAATTTTCCACCCATTTGAACTGAGACAAGAATTTTAACCTCTCCGAAATAAAGACTAACATCTAGCTGATACTTTAACTTAGTGTGACTTATAGCTAGCTACTTAACAAAAACTAAAGCAAGACAACATGAATAAAACCAACAAAATAAGCTCCAGTTCAGTAATAAAGCCAACAAAAAACTCTAAAATACTTGATAAAAGGAAGTACTTAAAAGTTAAAAGAGCATAATATTAATACCAGTCCAGATAAATGTTGTTAAACAATTTATAACACGTTAATCAATTCCATCGGATAGATTATGAAAAATGGAACAAATCAGGCTACTAGAGGAGGAAGAGGCAATCTACGAATCATAAACTCTAACACTGACACCGGAACACGACAGGGACGCTCCGACACTGATAATGTCAAAAACAAAGGACAACGACACTACTACATATATGATAGTATCTGAACTTAATTTATCCATCTTTTATTAAAAGagttaaaaatattctaatcaaaATTATTGTCTTTATTTTCCATTGATAACATTAATGTTTAACCCTTTTAAATATGTGTgagatttgttttaaaaatgtatAAGGTGTGttgaagttaaaaaacaaattcttTTTCAATCACTTGTCTGAATTGTCTCTCATGTGTTCTATGAGCGTCAAACGGACACCGATTTAAAGAGTGTTgaagcaaaagaaaataaatcatttatttCGAGACAGTGAGCACAGTGAGTAACAAAACCCTAATCTATGAAGTAAATCGTAAAATCAAATTTGATAGAAAGATTTCAATATATAAACattgaaaaaaaaactaatctAACTTGTCAATTATCACTTCAGCATGCAATCGCTGAATTGCAGATCGCGCAGGGATCGCAATCTTATGCGCATTACAGGAAAGGGGAGGGAAATTCGAGAAAAGTAGTGAATTGGGAAATACGGACGGAATTTCTTACTGTTTATGGCGGCCAACGATCAACTCCAGCTGTTTCCCGGCAGGCTTTTGGTTTTTACGATTGCGCGAGTTCGGTGCAGGGACACCGGCTTGTTTCCGATACTACAAGGACAGGGACAAAGTAGTAATTTCGTTGTTTTGATGAAGCTAGTTGAGACTTGAATTCTTGGAGAAATTAACTTGTGATCACTTTTTTTATATCTGCCACCTCAATTTTATTTAATCCAATTTCACTCCGGTTAAAAAAATGTGAGAAATAAAaaatttttgaaatatatttttggtatgTATCTCAAAATTTTCGGTACAGAAATtcaattaatttgaaatttttggtacaGCAATCAAAAATatagttaatttgaaattttcagtatatcaaaaatttcaaattttaagtaTATCGGAATTTTCAAAATTCTGGTATACCagaattttaaaattaactaaatttctgttatgtttcaatttttggttttttgaacggttgagattttgccgACACTTTTGGAGGGTCTTGATTGCACCGGTGCATTTGTGTGGTCTAGAATGCACCaccatttgtataaataggggtGTTAGGGTTATTGGATAacacatcatttcaacaaaatgtcTCTTCCTCAGTATTTGATTAAAGTATCTATGTATTTCAATGGCCGCAAGCCTGCTGTTCAAACCAAGATTCCAGACGACGCTGAATCCTTTGCCACCTTGAAAGAAACGTTGAATAATTTGTTGCCTGATTCCGATAACAAAAGGGTGACAAAGATCGAGTTTCGGGAGGACTGGATTGATacaaatggaagggtgaaatacaacttaatcgagttgaagagtgatgaagatgtgaaggccATGTGGAAATTATTTTGCCTTAGGATAACTAAAGGTCCGATCGAATTGGATGCGCAAATCCAAAGATCCGTTGACGATATAATGAAGTGTCTAATTCGTCCAGAGTCTTCCGGTAGtgcctaggttttcatgtttcgGAGTACTATTTATGCGTGTTGTTTGTCATCtgatgtttgtttgttattgatgttattttctTTATACTCGCAACATGTActtattgttttaaaaatcagaccggACATCAAACTGGTgaaggtactgggtcactggtttattgatCGAATCACTTAGTCACTGGACGAACCCCATGACTAAACCAGGTTAaatcggataactcggttgaatagcccagtcgttataacaaaattatataggtataaaatctgtTGAATCGGAGTTTCgacaaaatataactagcacttaaattttttaaaaatatcatattataaataaattcacaagtttataatttaaattcaaattttacacataggtatcacacacaataaaatagtgcataattataaaatataattgcaaacaaaggtttaatcgcaacataatctaattgaataatttataacaaaataattcaatTGTCTAGTAATTtaatttcagaaaaaaaaattgtttcaatattGGGatttccttcttcaatatcaaaattatcggtaacaaaatcaaccgcatctccaacaattcttttatttttttatttgaactttatttatttattttttattttaatttttcattaaaatagtcaaaacgacgttattttaattttttaaaataaaaaaatataaaaatgaatttaaaccGTCGGTTCACAAAAACCGCCGATTTTTCCGATTTTAGCGGTTTACACCGGTTCACACCGACTCAATGACATTCCCGATCCAACTATTGAACAAGACTGGTTATCTAGCTggtcccggttcgaccggtctgACCGACCGGTcaggtttttaaaacactgcatgTACTAGCCAAAAAGATTATGCAATAAGAAAGATGTTCATACATAAGATGTTcgtacaaaatatacaaatatacaaataaCAATCATAACAAAATAAATCTACATAGGTCCTCCACAAGAAACATCCCCCCACCTAGCTAAAATATTGTGAACCTCACCATCAGGGTTCACCAAACCCATGAGGCTATCCAAGTGAATTGCGATGTATTGCAGGCGGTTGTCCTGGTCACCAGCGcgaggtggaggtggtggtggtgaagAAGCCCTGGTACCTGAAGGCCCTGGAACATCAGATGCTGCGGAAGATGGGTTGACCCTAGGGTGTGACACACTGAGGAACCACTCCAGGTAACCATCCTGACACTGCCCAGGCTGCTGAACCGCAATGGCTGTATCCATAATCTCACGGGGGAGCTGAGGATGTGGCTCTGAAACCAGCGATCAATGCCACCAGCTGGAGCCTCTAGGACCGGGCGTGGGATGCCCTGTATATAACCATATTGGCGTAGAAACCTCTCACGCAAGTGTCTAACCACATGGCTCTCCCATCTGACATACCTTGAATATAAGGAAGATACCTCAAAGGACGATGTGCGTGGTGAGCTGTATAAGGTGTCTAGATGACATCATCCAACGTCAGAGCATTCAGCCTCCGCATGTACTACAACAAGGGTCTGTTTCCTGGAAGGGTCTGTCTGGCCTTCCACCTCCTCGCACAAGGGTCATCAGTCTCACAACGCCTGGTCTCTATGAACTGGTGTAAAAAACGTACCAGCTATTGGAAGGTGAAATAGGAAATGCACATCATCCAGAGTCACCGTCATCTCCTCGAATGGAAGATGGAAGGATGATGTCTCCGGGTGTCATCTCTCAACAAAAGCTGATAATAGAGGGGCGTCCAGCATCGTCAGGGAGCATCCAGCAAAGTCCATCAAATGGAAGTCCCGAACTATCCTCGCCACCTGCTCAGGCATCGGTCTCTCGGAGAAGTTCTTCAACTTTGACCCGTGAGAAGTGAGCTTCAACACTGGACGCTCTTCATACCTAGCCCTTCCATATCCTATAAGCGACATGGTCAGCATATCCTGTCAAAACGGACATGTTAGAAGGTCCTCGTGGAAAACCTCCATTAGTGTGTACTGAAGGCTCCGTAGATGCACCTGTGGTGGTGTCTGTATCATGCACCACCCGTTCCTCGGCAACCCCCTCCTCAACCAAAGTCACCCGCTCCTCAATTCTAGGCACCTCCTCATCAGCAACAGGTACCTGCTCCTCAGCAACAGCCACCAGCTCCTCACCAATAGCCGGCTCCCGCACAACATCAACCGCCTCAACCTCAGCAATCTCATCCTGATGCACCTGCTCGTCCACATCAGTGGATGCTCTACTACCCCGGCGGCGAGGTGCACGGAACCCCCTACCCGCCTGTTCAGCCCTTCGTTTCCGGTTAGAACCGGTCGGAGGAACGTGTCCAACACGTAAAAGAAGAATATTGAGTACTGCAACTCTTATTCCCAGGAACCTACTTGCCAAAAATTATAATCAAGAAAAGAAGATTGTTTCAATATCAAGATAGTTTGATGGATCACTTCTAAAAAGCAGTGTTGCCTGTGCATAAGCCTAAtaccaaaaattaaaatgaataagcATGGGCCTACATGAATCCAATATATCTAAAATTGCCAGCATATCTAAAATTGCCATATATCATCATATTCAAATCATAATACTTAAAATTTGAATAGAACACACAAGTTACCGGACGCATTCACTTTAAATCATAATGCTTAAGATTTGCAATATATCAACATATTGAAATGAATAAGCATAGGCCTATATGAACAGACACACATGTGTGTGTGGCATGCACAAGATACCTTAGCAGGAGTGGATGGTGGTGCTTGTCGCATTAAGGAACTACTACTGTGAGCAAGTATATACGGTGTCTGTTCCCTGCCGACTGCTATACATCCCATGTGATCCTATAATCAATCAACCAGTTATTGACCCACAAGTACATGgagattgatttatttattttttgagaaAGAAAAAGTCATTGAAAAACAACTAGTCCATATTCCAGACATAGACCAATGACTAACAGTGGTCAGTAACAGGTCGTTACAACATGTAGCATGTCATTTCTCAGGCACTATAAGTGCTATGTTGTGACTGATTGCAGTAATGACAAATCAAAACCTACTCTATCATTCTctctattttaatatttatctttatctttgacATGTTATGGATTTTGACAATTCACTCAATTGAATCTCATGAGAATAAGGATTGAATGGATTACCTTTAAATGAGTTACATGCATGGTATAATAATGGATTCTCAAACGAATTATTTTGCCACCTTATAACAGATTCAACTGGTGCATCAAAAAATCAATCTACAAGTTGCATAAGCTAAATCTAATTGAAAACACCATTTTCTgagagaaacaaaaacaaaaatacaaaacctCATTATTATTAAACAACATGATTGTTATCTTTTAGTTCTTTAAACCAAAAACTACAGACAAATATTCCACAGTTCATTCTCCACAAGGAAGCTCAACAGATTATATGAAGTCCAAAGaaactaaaacaaacaaaaaaaatgaattctTTGGATAGGAAAAGATAATATGAAGAGCTTCAGGAGCCACTGCTTCTCTCTGAGGAAAATAAATTGGTCCTTAGTTTTGCAGCATCCATTGCATGATGTCCTTCCTAATAACGCCTTCCGATCGGTAAGCATTACAGTTTGTTCTAAAACCATCATGAGGATAGATACTGAGGTTCCGATAGTGGGTGGATGTCCCAGCAGGATTTGGTGGTCGCAACATACTTGCAATGGTGGGGAAAGGTTTTGGCCATATACTTGATGATGGGGTAAATAAGCGCTTATTTGATCCCCTCTTGAATAACCTGTAGTAACTAGGTCTTCCGAGATTGAAAGACTTAGCTTGAAGCTCTGTCGTTCTTATAATTGAGCTAGCACCATTTGTGGGTGATCCACCATGAATCTGAGCTGACGGTTTCATTCGATCGAGACATCGTAAAATGAAGTTTCCGAGATTCCGGCCAACTTCTATGTCCCTTACTTGAATATTCTGATGAACTTTGATTGCTACATCAAATACAGAACGAGTTCTTCTGTGAAATGACAACATAAACGATATTGTATTATGTCAAACTATCATCAGGGCAGATGCAAACACAAACACCAAAATTTATAGAGGTTCCATTTTTTCATTAAGCCGTTCAAGGCTGTGAACCATAGAATTGAAGTTGAAACACAGATCCAGTAATTAATGGAAAgattgaattgaaattgaaaaagtGAATACCTGTGAAGAAATTGGCGGATCTGAGAGTGGTTAGGGTTTATGATCCTACGTTGAATCCTTATAGCGTGCCTGTAAGTTCGTTTGAGACCCAAAAAATACGCAGTTCCAAGTGCAATCTCCCATAGCACCATGATCGCGATATACCTTTAATTTCTTCTAATTACTTTAATTAACggtattattaaattaaatattaataatgtaGTTATGTTGTCTGAACTTTAATATAATCATTTCATTGCCTGTTGCGCaagttttttcatttttcttcagcCGCCACAATTAGCGATCGATAGCAGTTTTTTTTTCATGTCTCTTGTGCTTTCATCGCTGCCGTTCAGTTTTGGTCTCCGATTCATCTCAACCGTTGAGTTGTTTTATGAAAACCTATGGGCGTGTCGTTTTGTCGTCCCATTATAAAGGCCCACAGTATGAACATAGTCAAGGGTCCAAAGACAAATTCATGATATAGTCTTTGAGGGATATGGATCTTGTTGTGTAAGTTTTAGTTATTTCAATAATGACCTATTCTTTAGGGTAGAACATGTCACTTTATGTTTTGCTAAATTCTCGTTGTTCTTGTTAGTGGAGCTAGTGGATTCATGTATTTTATTTTAGGATTTTCGGTTGTTTGTAGTTTTTATTGAAACCTATGAATAAAGTAGATAATTTCTAGTGCATTTGCAATTCAGTGAAACTTATGGTTTACATTTTGCATCAAAGCCAAAGTAAAGCAATGTGAtccaagagagagaagatgagcgACGACAAAACACTCACCAAGATTCCACAGTTTGATGGTCACTATGACCATTGGAGTGAACTGATGGAAAACCTCTTGCGTGTCAAGGGTTTGTGGAGTCTAGTGAAAGAGGGTTACATCGAACCGGCAGAGGGAATCGAATTGAATGCAGCGCAAAAGAAGATTCCTGAGGAGCTCAAGATATAGGACTGTCAAGTGAAGCACTACCTGTTCCAGACAATTGATCAGGTTGTGTTTGAACAGATCTTGGATCGCAAAACATCCAAGATCATTTGGGAATCGATGAAGAGAAAATTTGGAGGCCACGAAAGGGTGAAGCGGTCTCTTCTCTAAACCTTAAGAAGAGATTTTGAGGTTCTTGCAATAAAGAATGAAGAGAACATCGATGATTAGTTTGGAAGAGTAATGCCTgtctccaacaagatgagaagcaATGGAGAAGACATGTTAGATTCGAAGATTGTTGAGAAAATACTTCGGACTCTAACTGACAAGTTTACATATGTGGTGGTGTCCATCAGGAGTCAAAAGACACAGAAAAGATGACGATTGACTAGCTACAGAGCTCTTAGTCCGTAcatgaaaagaaatttaaaaagatCGGTCATGAATAAGATGATCAAGCTCTCAGTGTCAAAGGCATGGGCAGAGGATCGTACAGAGGTCGAGGCAGGGGAAGAGGACGCTCATTCAACAAATCAACAATCGAGTGTTACAACTGCCACAAACTTGGACATTTCCAATATGAATGTCCAAATAGGAATAATGGGGCACATTTTGCAGAGATCGAAGAAAATGATGAAGTTCTTCTCATGGTGTATGTGGAATTTCAAGGTACTAGAAGAGGAGATGTGTCATTCGTGGACTCTGGATGTTCAAGCCATATGTGTGGAGAAAAAGACATGTTCTCAAGCTTGGACACTAGCTTCACACATAATGTTAAGCTTGGGAACAATCACAAACTGATGATTGGTGGGAAAGGAGTGGTGAAGATAATGCTCAAGGGAATAAGCTATGTGGTCAACGATGTGTATTATATTCCAAAATTAAAGAACAACCTGCTGAGTGTTGGGAAACTTCAAGAACGGGGTTTAGACGTTCTATTCAAAGGAGAAGATCAAAAAACATGCAGCATCTTTCCTCCCTTGAGAGGAAAAATAGCAGAATATGTTATGAGTGCTAATAGGATGTTTATTCTACTGGGTGAATCAAATGACAAAACAAAGGAGGAGAGATTCATGCAGGTTGATATCTCAGACAAGGCAGAGTTGTGGCACCACCAATATGGGCATCTCAGCTACAAGGGATTTCACACATTATGCAGTAAAGAGATGGTTGTGGGTTTACCTAAAATTGGAGATATGAAAACCACCTGTGAGACGTGTGTCAAAGGGAAACACCATCGTGTTCCATTTCCAAAACAGGGCAAGTGGAGAACCACTGAAAGATTACAGCTTATCCACTCTGATCTCTGTGGCCCGATGAATCCACCATCAAATAGTCAAATAAGGTACTTGATAAGCTTTTGACGATTTCTCGATAAAAACATGGATATATTTTGTGCTAGAAATATCAGAAGCATTTCATCAGTTCAAGACATTCAAAGCGTTTTTGGAGAAGCCAACTGGGTTGTTCATTAAATGTCTAAGAATGGATATAGGAGGAGAATACAACTCAGATGAGTTCAAGGAATTCTGTAGAGAGCATGGAATCAAAATACAGTTGACCATCACCTTCACGCTGCAGCAAAATGGCATTGCTGAACGCAAAAATCGCACAATCATGAACATGGTGAGGCAACCTTATTAGAGAAAGAGGTACTAAAATATTTCTGGCCAGATGTTGTGCAATGGGTGAATCACATTCTTAACAGATCTCCTACACTCATTGTAAAAGATATGACTCCTGAAGAGACATGGAGTGGAAGAAAGCCATCAATCGAACACTTTAGGGTTTTTGGATG includes these proteins:
- the LOC131619028 gene encoding uncharacterized protein LOC131619028 codes for the protein MEKWRSVDFSKEEEEGITAEIEELCEGEIFQRTLAGRLWTDNSFNSKAFISTMLGAWKLKNAVEVQELNKNLFLFRFTTRREMENILKNGPWSFDRNLLVLSRITGEEQPSELNMHFGTFWVRVYELPLMLRSEAMAKKLGGILGDFEELDTKEAHRNGRFLRIKVNIDLRKPLKRGTMVRFKEKNLRVHFIYERLPTFCFVCGKLGHQIKDCDVVGDLSEEGFEDIEEQDLAFGAWLRASPLPRIQEEVKKKDTSSSSCSKNLFNVSSGQSRHETKGKSKDGEEGEVEQQRTMVQDEPGAKIATTKKNTQEIQLMESNRVQKGKEPRKTNLEIEAMAESLGAVDISNVGKGSKELSVEGKSKKRKWIRRQNTRKATSSKTVEKEVERGKRNLVDVMIIDGTVDTCGKGEKKLKGPKEEVTTEQGPEVVLDNQHRLPQ
- the LOC131620553 gene encoding dolichol-phosphate mannose synthase subunit 2 isoform X4; the encoded protein is MELADRAVGFLLSIISLSIFTYYTFWVIILPFVDGDHFVHKYFLPQEYAILIPVSAGVALLCLLCIFIGFVMLKSKKKKA
- the LOC131620555 gene encoding uncharacterized protein LOC131620555: MVLWEIALGTAYFLGLKRTYRHAIRIQRRIINPNHSQIRQFLHRRTRSVFDVAIKVHQNIQVRDIEVGRNLGNFILRCLDRMKPSAQIHGGSPTNGASSIIRTTELQAKSFNLGRPSYYRLFKRGSNKRLFTPSSSIWPKPFPTIASMLRPPNPAGTSTHYRNLSIYPHDGFRTNCNAYRSEGVIRKDIMQWMLQN